A part of Leishmania panamensis strain MHOM/PA/94/PSC-1 chromosome 34 sequence genomic DNA contains:
- a CDS encoding hypothetical protein (TriTrypDB/GeneDB-style sysID: LpmP.34.2160), translated as MSFMSPMRATEGFPGQTVESPGYSDGDAFGHNDPLTAVEHTLERERKASGSDASSCFGTPTAEITASPESVTSADCLSITARDTDLGKAMDVVVSGRNRRRNRRKRTADAILGDVLHDALLLRDMGEKPTADFVYKRTRERMYEAEYGHKPPSAKENAAKFIPFPPDFHLHRLLPLFGESGNDAVESAPMDSASGATRPVTSAPVYTKNFMNAYVLMAPDPWPERAVTPDNPVWTRRDVVADKEKTGGRGLREWEERMYGPRPGYDIQGELLDAMDELGHWEVQLIHFLRVVPLSQRRSLPFLHEWYRLLVHRVIRAERRYIRIRDAALANTKVSTALFNRTEQPIDAVRSYYAEAHRSLASANYDPLRMKKSALAPLMRMTDEEFAEWQEVQRQRRNSLAAELA; from the coding sequence ATGTCGTTCATGTCACCCATGCGTGCCACTGAAGGCTTCCCAGGACAGACTGTCGAGTCCCCCGGCTACTCCGATGGGGACGCGTTCGGCCACAACGACCCTCTCACGGCTGTCGAGCACAcactggagagagagaggaaggccTCCGGATCCGATGCTTCTAGCTGTTTCGGGACACCGACAGCAGAAATTACTGCATCACCGGAGTCCGTCACCTCCGCTGACTGCCTTTCCATCACAGCACGTGATACCGACTTGGGGAAGGCGATGGACGTCGTGGTAAGTGGCCGCAACCGTCGACGCAACCGCCGCAAGCGCACTGCCGACGCTATCCTCGGTGACGTTCTGCACGACGCGCTCCTTCTGCGTGACATGGGCGAGAAGCCGACAGCCGACTTTGTGTATAAGCGAACGCGGGAGCGCATGTACGAGGCGGAGTATGGTCACAAACCCCCAAGTGCAAAGGAGAACGCAGCGAAGTTCATTCCTTTCCCACCTGATTTTCACCTGCaccgtctgctgccgctctttgGGGAGAGCGGCAACGATGCTGTCGAGTCTGCTCCGATGGACTCAGCCTCTGGCGCGACTCGGCCGGTCACTTCTGCGCCGGTGTACACCAAGAACTTTATGAACGCCTACGTGCTCATGGCACCGGATCCATGGCCGGAGCGAGCCGTGACGCCGGACAACCCTGTGTGGACCCGCCGCGACGTGGTTGCAGACAAGGAAAAGACGGGCGGGCGAGGGCTtagggagtgggaggagcgCATGTACGGCCCGCGCCCCGGCTACGACATTCAGGGCGAGCTCCTCGATGCCATGGATGAGCTGGGGCACTgggaggtgcagctgatTCACTTCCTGCGCGTGGTGCCGCTGAGTCAGCGACGCAGTCTACCATTCCTTCACGAATGGTATCGTCTTCTGGTGCACCGCGTGATTCGTGCCGAGCGCCGCTATATTCGCATCCGTGACGCTGCTCTGGCAAATACCAAAGTCTCCACAGCACTCTTCAATCGCACGGAACAACCTATCGATGCCGTTCGGAGCTACTATGCGGAGGCACACCGATCCTTGGCCAGCGCCAACTACGACCCGCTGCGCATGAAGAAGTCTGCCCTCGCACCGCTCATGCGCATGACGGACGAGGAATTTGCCGAGTGGCAAGaggtgcagcgacagcgtcgGAACTCGCTTGCGGCGGAGCTCGCCTAG
- a CDS encoding hypothetical protein (TriTrypDB/GeneDB-style sysID: LpmP.34.2170) translates to MSLVTVMWCSCAKYTTLTSRLSCTATAASAKAAAAAKRGTLRAHSPQRCVCVGTGGSSLALFRPTRVARMLPQLARLLIAGSVALLQVFAVAYQRESRKLRQEEQARGAVGAAQDSTGMGSPRVMSAIEAMQLLGLDRDFPDLYISVQRAEASSASTSVSLPLAPGKAHRAARQNFERMFTLAIKEENMFLAGKLSAAYRICVDPRWDQTTSGEEDASDKSQHTIDDEGKL, encoded by the coding sequence ATGTCGTTGGTGACTGTCATGTGGTGCTCGTGCGCTAAGTATACAACATTGACATCTCGACTAAGCTGcaccgctactgctgcttctgcaaaggctgcggctgcggcgaagagagggacacTTCGAGCACACTCTCCTCAGCGTTGTGTCTGTGTTGGCACAGGAGGGTCGTCGTTAGCGCTATTTCGCCCCACCCGTGTCGCCAGGATGCTCCCGCAGCTGGCACGCTTACTGATTGCTGGTAgtgtcgcgctgctgcaagtGTTTGCCGTTGCGTACCAGCGGGAGAGTCGGAAACTGCGTCAGGAAGAGCAGGCGCGTGGTGCGGTAGGGGCAGCGCAGGATTCAACAGGGATGGGGAGCCCTCGTGTGATGTCTGCAATTGAGGCGATGCAACTGCTCGGGCTTGATCGTGACTTTCCTGACTTGTACATCAGCGTGCAACGGGCGGAGGCCAGCTCGGCGTCGACATCAGTGTCGCTTCCACTAGCGCCTGGTAAGGCACATAGGGCCGCACGGCAAAACTTCGAGCGCATGTTTACCCTTGCCATCAAGGAAGAGAACATGTTCTTGGCCGGCAAGCTGAGCGCTGCCTACCGCATTTGCGTCGACCCAAGGTGGGATCAAACGACGTCGGGTGAAGAGGACGCGAGTGACAAATCCCAACACACTATCGATGACGAGGGCAAGCTCTAG
- a CDS encoding protein kinase, putative (TriTrypDB/GeneDB-style sysID: LpmP.34.2180): MSKTRGKVDDHVKSASPAITKAATSFPNAADTTVAASKMSDSSRDGHNPLIDDLFNDLGQNFSIDDFCGIGYLHGKSISNNDSFASFDPELRRASEESETSSRSSPRTRQFKAAAEIICQVSQHFVHAMRMHELDTFFCPASGENTADALRRQLRTKNQQEVETVVVTLVELLETVRKEGSHVAPLAGALSELDGIGRSRAFSTSMISGMSTASLMRPPVYETNQLDMAYDQQGNRMINCYRVIANLGRGAYGKVKLGIDTNTDQMVAIKMIDKKFLKKKIGGLGANNQEAALKREIAIMKKVRHRNCVSLYEVIDDPDSHMLYLIMEYVPNGPVVRLKPHKLGSTALKSIEAGIPLSGEACNKVLMRCAVRQSATGGSEPLTDAEIASNPTVFFCKPLSQHICALYLRQLVSGLRYMHKRNLVHHDIKPDNILLGTDHQVFLTDFGVSEILSTRQEMKDAVESNHNSKSDDGSSDYSSRSLGSDSTGGDRKGDGGGSKPRLGGGTLLFTAPELFDGSVNQHSLDPHLTDVWALGATLYCMLVGMPPFFGNSYAEVRTNVLTQAYPWCGKTMYETLLATEWRVVLNGLLAKDPTKRWSLTQLKSFLDQESFQDTMRQSAFHEASLGTRSSTCLDGDTFLSSSTAQRTTGLVMPLSDATPVVAPRPSPECLPMANGSNIPFPPHVVPSSARVSALPVEPGGASHSFLRDFSVSEQEVRDATRTVKVEVRRQSIVLSAPARAIVCSYVKSIRAGMQGRSSIQLSCSSPFGSIAYVGSPSSVKMHAGANKISKMSTSSGETEHVTQAPSVAAEVRFRHSSEAGPISATSLFYPPQRSSRISAGTTRTGKQSEGGGGGRALAGGSAEGCVMGRSAQPLDAAFSIVNLQSNAAEYSPTLSRMSSSASSRHSFLAQRAPGGHHAGREANNENGTLTRNSATPSGDTRVLGSGTADTASWFNAKVPSTVAQTMLPESVTPSLIDEGDDRQGVDDDGDSSRFSKFPGCKKTPCGTFLSDDRGFDQVTLTPGSRSAAPPLLNSVLYSATSGVGDSDSGGYRSTSPNPNTVSTPGALLAMPSEKSAFATRSPGWLGLRENRYPIQPLQHRLSEGKLVVPTLTAFEEVLTVARSERRATVNRK; this comes from the coding sequence ATGAGCAAGACACGAGGCAAGGTGGACGATCATGTCAAGTCGGCTTCGCCGGCCATAACGAAGGCTGCCACTTCATTCCCCAATGCCGCTGACACGACAGTCGCCGCCTCCAAAATGTCAGACTCAAGCAGAGATGGGCACAACCCCCTCATCGATGACCTCTTCAACGATCTGGGCCAGAACTTTTCCATTGATGACTTCTGTGGTATCGGCTACTTACATGGAAAGAGCATCAGCAATAATGATAGCTTTGCGAGCTTCGATCCAGAGCTGCGGCGTGCCAGCGAGGAATCTGAGACGAGCTCGCGTAGCAGCCCCCGCACGCGTCAGTTCAAGGCAGCTGCGGAGATTATCTGTCAGGTTAGTCAGCACTTCGTACACGCCATGCGGATGCACGAACTTGATACGTTCTTCTGCCCGGCTAGTGGTGAGAATACCGCGGACGCGTTgcggcgccagctgcgcaccAAGAATCAACAGGAGGTGGAGACGGTGGTAGTGACGTTAGTGGAGCTGCTCGAGACAGTGCGCAAGGAAGGAAGTCATGTAGCGCCGCTCGCCGGCGCGCTCTCGGAGCTCGATGGTATTGGGCGAAGTCGTGCCTTCTCCACTAGTATGATCTCAGGAATGAGCACGGCCAGCCTCATGCGGCCACCAGTGTATGAGACGAATCAGCTTGACATGGCGTACGATCAGCAAGGAAACCGCATGATCAACTGCTACAGGGTAATCGCAAATCTGGGACGCGGCGCGTACGGCAAAGTGAAACTTGGAATCGACACCAACACAGACCAGATGGTAGCCATCAAAATGATCGACAAGAAGTTCCTCAAGAAGAAGATCGGTGGCCTAGGCGCCAACAACCAGGAGGCGGCACTGAAGCGCGAAATTGCCATCATGAAGAAAGTACGCCATCGGaactgcgtctctctctacgAGGTGATTGACGACCCGGACTCGCACATGCTCTACCTAATCATGGAGTATGTGCCAAACGGGCCTGTGGTCCGGCTGAAACCGCACAAACTTGGGAGCACTGCCCTGAAGTCGATCGAGGCTGGCATTCCGCTGAGCGGCGAGGCCTGCAACAAAGTTCTGATGCGGTGCGCGGTACGGCAATCGGCTACTGGCGGGTCCGAGCCTCTCACTGATGCGGAGATTGCCAGTAATCCAACTGTTTTCTTCTGCAAGCCACTAAGCCAGCACATCTGTGCGCTGTACTTGCGCCAACTCGTGAGTGGGCTGCGGTATATGCACAAGCGAAACCTCGTCCATCACGACATCAAGCCGGACAACATCTTGCTCGGCACTGACCATCAGGTTTTTCTCACTGACTTTGGTGTCAGCGAGATTCTCTCTACCCGGCAGGAGATGAAGGATGCAGTGGAGAGTAACCATAACAGCAAAAGTGACGACGGCAGTAGCGACTACTCCTCCAGATCTCTCGGTAGTGATTCGACCGGCGGGGATCGAAAGGGGGACGGGGGTGGTAGTAAACCTCGCTTGGGTGGTGGCACGCTTCTCTTCACCGCGCCGGAGCTGTTTGACGGCTCCGTGAATCAGCACTCGCTGGATCCTCACCTCACCGATGTCTGGGCGCTCGGGGCCACCCTTTACTGCATGCTGGTCGGTATGCCCCCGTTTTTTGGCAACTCGTACGCCGAGGTGCGTACAAACGTTCTGACGCAGGCGTACCCGTGGTGCGGCAAGACAATGTacgagacgctgctggcaaCGGAGTGGAGGGTCGTGCTGAATGGGTTGCTGGCCAAGGACCCCACCAAGCGCTGGTCTCTGACGCAACTCAAGTCCTTCCTGGACCAGGAGAGCTTCCAGGATACCATGCGGCAGAGCGCGTTTCACGAGGCGTCGTTGGGGACTCGTTCCTCGACCTGTCTGGACGGTGACAcgttcctctcttcctccacagcgcagcgcaccactGGCTTGGTGATGCCGTTGTCGGATGCGACGCCGGTGGTGGCACCCAGGCCATCGCCTGAGTGTCTCCCGATGGCGAACGGCTCCAAcatccccttccctcctcatGTGgtgccttcttctgctcgcGTTTCTGCCCTGCCGGTGGAGCCCGGCGGCGCTTCTCACAGCTTCTTGCGCGACTTCAGTGTATCGGAGCAGGAGGTGCGGGACGCCACGCGAACGGTGAAGGTTGAGGTGCGGCGGCAGTCAATCGTCCTCTCGGCGCCCGCGCGTGCTATTGTGTGCAGCTACGTCAAATCCATTCGTGCAGGTATGCAGGGCCGGAGCTCCATTCAACTGAGCTGCTCGTCCCCTTTCGGTAGCATCGCGTACGTCGGATCCCCTTCCTCTGTGAAGATGCATGCCGGCGCCAACAAGATCAGCAAGatgagcacctccagcggTGAAACGGAGCATGTGACTCAAGCCCccagcgtcgctgctgaggtgaGGTTCCGTCACAGCAGTGAAGCCGGTCCTATAAGTGCTACTTCTCTTTTTTATCCGCCGCAGAGGAGCTCTCGGATATCGGCGGGGACGACTCGCACGGGGAAGCAGTCGgaaggtggcggtggcggtcgcGCGCtcgcaggcggcagcgcggaaGGCTGTGTCATGGGCCGATCCGCACAGCCACTGGATGCCGCCTTCTCTATAGTGAACTTGCAAAGTAACGCGGCTGAGTACTCTCCCACTTTGAGCAGGATGTCATCGAGCGCCTCGTCGCGGCATTCCTTTTTGGCACAGCGCGCACCTGGTGGGCATCACGCGGGTAGGGAAGCCAACAACGAAAACGGCACCCTGACGAGAAACTCGGCAACTCCAAGCGGGGATACGCGAGTGCTGGGGAGCGGGACGGCCGACACAGCTAGTTGGTTTAACGCCAAGGTGCCATCGACGGTAGCGCAAACGATGCTACCCGAGAGCGTGACGCCTTCCCTTATTGATGAGGGGGATGACCGACAAGGGGTagacgacgatggcgacaGCAGCCGATTTTCGAAATTCCCGGGCTGCAAGAAAACACCGTGTGGCACCTTTCTCAGTGACGACCGCGGCTTTGACCAGGTGACATTGACGCCCGGGTCAcgctcagcggcgccgccactgctcaACTCTGTTCTCTACAGCGCCACTAGCGGTGTGGGAGATAGCGACTCAGGTGGGTACCGCAGTACATCTCCTAACCCGAACACTGTCAGCACGCCTGGCGCTCTTTTGGCTATGCCCTCAGAAAAGTCTGCCTTCGCGACGCGGTCGCCAGGTTGGTTGGGCCTGCGAGAGAACAGATACCCTATacagccactgcagcaccgcctctctgAGGGTAAACTTGTAGTTCCCACCTTGACTGCCTTCGAGGAGGTACTGACTGTTGCGCGTTCGGAGCGGCGCGCCACTGTTAATCGCAAATGA
- a CDS encoding hypothetical protein (TriTrypDB/GeneDB-style sysID: LpmP.34.2190), whose product MTSLAPQILAALASASSPVTERRQEGDAQLQQLKLNATVYFSSCAEIFVSQQADLRGRQLVGFQLKNSLADPACAQNAQLQLAVCEHAVADPQRIIRNVAGSIISVAVREGLWPAEPVVRQLGTILTQRSNELGAVHGAIRALSYIVDDAVSLLDVAGLTKPVLLAALPYLTSTAFGTTGADALEIRVKAFEVVALILEHAGMDFESSSYQSLQGGIIGVVQACFDNLKAPLSQAIATQCIRCLALSLTFYRDIDDDLFEQIGQLMYQATTAGNGAAPANAEEESLRIEATEFWRAILHFPHFAQVAQSTVVQIIPVIIKSMIYSEMEIGMLQASAEDWQVPDKIDSIRPRHYKEHSKTTGGGGDDQEEDDGDDDDEVEEWNLRRVSALTLDELSQYYGDLVLLPVLSCVEGMIRSGPANWRQQEAGVLAIGAFCEGCYDSLEQFLPDICPMLLQLLEAADTHFLVVSISLWSCTRLGSYFLSSDSLMGRLMACILRKMENPSKMVQGAAVEALRSMLEMAEEGKVDVATPAIVRTIATCFGAYQLKNRVLLLEAVQSVCQTLGTAVRSSEELISTLLAPLGQLWSQTLNDSPLLWSLFDCMATVCSTLGPAMQPMTAEIFNRSFSLLREHLQHRHAALQSGDIPPDEEFIVTSSILLSGLFDAMGSGLEPLVAQNEPVFMQLTLSMLSDASPHIRQNGFCLASDVARTCPMHLQQVLPQFCDLAVQNVTLADESCYAVVSNVAWAVCNLLEHQVDGTGAPTMQASPAMPHLFGLFAKLLGQTNITSDMRNMAENVLLCLGVMLYVDADVESKAGCSVELFAGAFCRFVRNVRESSSLLEAGTNGFLTAIQQKPSIVLTNLVLFCDLGCSVAVEGIEASRMIRDLLSNALRANPNAWRQALGSCTEPTRKKLYERYGFQ is encoded by the coding sequence ATGACTTCTCTTGCACCGCAGATCCTCGCCGCTCTGGCGTCCGCCTCCAGCCCTGTGACTGAGAGGCGCCAGGAAGGTGACGctcagctccagcagcttaAGCTGAACGCCACTGTGTacttctccagctgcgccgaaATCTTTGTTTCGCAGCAAGCTGATCTACGCGGGCGGCAGTTAGTGGGTTTCCAGCTGAAGAATAGTCTCGCAGaccctgcgtgtgcgcagaaCGCGCAACTTCAATTGGCGGTGTGCGAGCACGCAGTCGCCGATCCGCAGCGTATCATCCGAAATGTCGCCGGCAGTATTATCagcgtggcggtgcgcgaggGGCTGTGGCCTGCGGAGCCGGTCGTCCGACAACTCGGCACCATTCTCACCCAGCGCAGCAACGAGCTTGGCGCGGTGCATGGCGCCATCCGCGCCTTGTCGTACATCGTCGACGATGCCGTGTCGCTGCTCGATGTGGCGGGGCTGACGAAGCCGGTGCTGCTTGCTGCACTGCCGTACCTCACGTCGACGGCCTTTGGTACAACTGGCGCAGACGCGCTTGAGATACGTGTCAAGGCTTTCGAGGTTGTTGCTCTGATTTTAGAGCATGCAGGCATGGACTTTGAGTCCAGCAGCTACCAGAGTCTGCAGGGCGGCATCATCGGCGTTGTGCAAGCGTGCTTCGACAACCTAAAGGCGCCCCTCTCCCAAGCCATCGCCACACAGTGCATTCGTTGCCTTGCGCTGTCCCTCACGTTCTACCGAGATATCGACGACGACCTGTTTGAGCAGATCGGCCAGCTCATGTACCAGGCGACCACTGCAGGCAACGGGGCTGCTCCGGCTAAcgccgaggaagagagtcTCCGCATTGAGGCGACGGAGTTCTGGCGCGCCATCTTGCACTTCCCTCACTTTGCTCAGGTGGCTCAGTCCACTGTCGTGCAGATAATTCCAGTGATCATAAAGTCAATGATTTACTCTGAGATGGAGATCGGTATGCTGCAGGCGAGTGCCGAGGACTGGCAGGTGCCGGACAAGATCGACTCAATCCGTCCACGCCACTACAAAGAGCACAGCAAGACcactggtggcggtggcgacgaccaagaggaggacgacggcgatgacgacgacgaggtggaggagtggAACCTGCGCCGCGTCTCGGCGTTGACGTTAGATGAACTCAGTCAGTACTACGGCGACCTAGTTCTTTTGCCAGTGCTGAGCTGTGTTGAGGGGATGATCCGCTCTGGACCGGCTAACTGGCGCCAGCAGGAGGCTGGTGTGCTTGCCATCGGTGCCTTTTGCGAGGGCTGCTACGACTCCCTGGAACAGTTTCTGCCTGATATTTGTCCGATGCTTCTGCAGTTGCTCGAGGCGGCTGATACACATTTTCTCGTCGTGAGTATTTCACTTTGGTCATGCACCCGTCTCGGCAGCTACTTCCTCTCGAGTGATTCGTTGATGGGTCGGCTGATGGCGTGCATTTTGCGCAAGATGGAGAACCCATCTAAGATGGTTCAGGGTGCTGCCGTCGAAGCGCTTCGCAGTATGCTCGAAATggcggaggaagggaaggtgGACGTGGCTACCCCAGCCATTGTGCGCACCATCGCGACATGTTTTGGCGCCTATCAACTCAAGAACcgtgtgcttctcctcgAAGCAGTGCAGTCTGTGTGCCAGACCCTCGGCACTGCCGTGCGCAGCAGTGAGGAACTCATCTCCACTCTTCTTGCGCCGCTGGGTCAGCTTTGGTCACAGACTCTGAATGACAGCCCCCTTCTGTGGAGTCTGTTCGACTGCATGGCAACCGTGTGCTCCACGCTTGGGCCAGCGATGCAGCCCATGACGGCAGAGATCTTCAACCGCAgcttctcgctgctgcgcgagcatCTGCAGCATCGACACGCCGCCCTGCAATCGGGTGATATCCCGCCGGATGAGGAGTTCATTGTGACCTCGTCCATCTTGCTGAGTGGACTCTTTGATGCCATGGGTTCGGGGCTGGAGCCTCTTGTGGCTCAGAATGAGCCGGTGTTTATGCAGCTGACGCTTTCCATGCTCTCTGACGCGTCGCCTCACATTCGGCAGAACGGCTTCTGCCTCGCCAGCGATGTGGCGCGCACCTGTCCCatgcacctgcagcaggtgCTCCCCCAGTTTTGCGACCTTGCGGTGCAGAATGTCACCCTAGCCGATGAGTCGTGCTACGCGGTGGTCAGCAACGTTGCTTGGGCGGTGTGCAACTTGCTGGAGCATCAAGTGGATGGCACTGGTGCCCCAACGATGCAGGCAAGCCCAGCCATGCCACATCTGTTTGGACTCTTTGCAAAGTTGCTGGGACAGACGAACATTACGTCGGACATGCGCAACATGGCAGAGAATGTGTTGCTGTGCCTCGGCGTCATGCTCTATGTGGATGCTGACGTGGAGTCGAAGGCGGGCTGCTCCGTGGAGCTCTTTGCTGGTGCGTTTTGCCGCTTCGTGCGCAACGTCCGCGAGTCATCATCGCTACTGGAGGCAGGCACGAACGGTTTTTTGACCGCAATACAGCAGAAACCGAGCATTGTGCTGACGAATCTTGTGCTCTTCTGCGACCTTGGCTGCTCCGTGGCTGTGGAGGGCATCGAGGCGAGCCGTATGATCCGTGATCTGCTTTCAAACGCGTTGCGTGCGAACCCCAACGCATGGCGCCAGGCGCTCGGTTCCTGCACGGAGCCGACACGCAAGAAGCTGTACGAGCGGTACGGCTTTCAGTAG